One region of Malania oleifera isolate guangnan ecotype guangnan chromosome 6, ASM2987363v1, whole genome shotgun sequence genomic DNA includes:
- the LOC131157619 gene encoding NAC domain-containing protein 75-like isoform X2 → MNKNQLGSISSSELIDAKLEEHQMCGSKQCPGCGHKLEGKPDWLGLPAGVKFDPTDQELIEHLEAKVEAKDSKPHPLIDEFIPTIEGEDGICYTHPEKLPGVTRDGLSKHFFHRPSKAYTTGTRKRRKIQTECDLQGGETRWHKTGKTRPVMVNGKQKGCKKILVLYTNFGKNRKPEKTNWVMHQYHLGMLEEEKEGELVVSKIFYQTQPRQCNWSDRSATTGEGNSELISRRDSGSGSCSSREIITQRDELSGAGVGAALSSTYSAMDIQQLKSDHFSFTPFRKSFDEVGIGEASTGREPPAPVMGEEHEMREQRAHHMTQDQHHHHHHHHGGSHHHHHQQIATTAFHISRPSLPISTIISPPPLHHTSIILDEDSYHVSRIMLQNENFQQQQQQQQQQQHHKPVGGRSASGLEELIMSCSSTPSDIKEETATNMTNPVQEAEWLKYSFWPDPAADNSDHHG, encoded by the exons ATGAACAAGAATCAGTTGGGTTCCATCAGCAGCTCTGAACTCATTGATGCAAAGCTTGAAGAGCATCAGATGTGTGGATCCAAGCAGTGCCCTGGTTGCGGACACAAGCTCGAAGGAAAGCCG GACTGGTTAGGTCTGCCAGCAGGTGTGAAATTTGATCCAACTGACCAAGAACTGATAGAACACCTTGAAGCAAAGGTAGAAGCCAAAGACTCTAAACCCCACCCTTTGATTGATGAGTTCATACCTACAATTGAAGGAGAAGATGGGATTTGTTATACCCATCCTGAGAAACTTCCAG GGGTAACAAGAGATGGCTTAAGCAAGCACTTCTTCCACAGACCATCCAAGGCCTATACCACTGGAACAAGAAAGCGAAGGAAAATTCAAACCGAATGTGATCTGCAAGGAGGGGAGACACGGTGGCACAAGACAGGAAAGACGAGGCCGGTCATGGTGAATGGCAAGCAAAAGGGGTGCAAGAAAATCCTAGTCCTCTACacaaattttgggaaaaatcgaAAGCCTGAAAAAACCAACTGGGTGATGCACCAGTACCATCTGGGTATGCTTGAGGAAGAGAAAGAGGGAGAACTCGTGGTTTCGAAGATATTCTACCAGACACAGCCGAGGCAGTGCAACTGGTCCGATCGAAGCGCAACAACTGGCGAAGGAAACAGTGAACTGATAAGCCGAAGAGATAGTGGGAGTGGGAGTTGTTCTTCCAGAGAAATAATCACACAGCGGGATGAATTGTCTGGAGCTGGGGTTGGTGCTGCATTGTCAAGTACTTACAGTGCCATGGATATTCAACAATTGAAATCTGATCATTTCAGCTTCACCCCGTTTAGGAAAAGCTTTGATGAG GTGGGCATAGGAGAGGCTTCAACAGGAAGGGAGCCCCCGGCACCGGTGATGGGCGAAGAGCACGAAATGCGTGAGCAGAGAGCACATCATATGACACAAGACCAgcatcaccaccaccaccaccaccacggTGGCAGCCACCATCATCACCACCAGCAGATCGCGACGACAGCCTTCCACATCAGCAGGCCTTCACTCCCCATCTCCACCATCATCTCTCCACCTCCCCTTCACCACACATCCATCATTCTTGATGAGGACTCTTACCATGTCTCCAGAATAATGCtccaaaatgaaaattttcag cagcaacagcaacagcagcagcagcagcagcatcaTAAACCAGTGGGTGGAAGGTCTGCATCTGGTCTGGAAGAGCTCATAATGAGTTGCAGTAGTACTCCATCGGATATCAAAGAA GAGACAGCGACAAATATGACAAACCCAGTACAGGAGGCAGAATGGTTGAAGTACTCCTTCTGGCCAGACCCTGCAGCTGACAACTCGGATCATCATGGGTAG
- the LOC131157619 gene encoding NAC domain-containing protein 75-like isoform X1: MNKNQLGSISSSELIDAKLEEHQMCGSKQCPGCGHKLEGKPDWLGLPAGVKFDPTDQELIEHLEAKVEAKDSKPHPLIDEFIPTIEGEDGICYTHPEKLPGVTRDGLSKHFFHRPSKAYTTGTRKRRKIQTECDLQGGETRWHKTGKTRPVMVNGKQKGCKKILVLYTNFGKNRKPEKTNWVMHQYHLGMLEEEKEGELVVSKIFYQTQPRQCNWSDRSATTGEGNSELISRRDSGSGSCSSREIITQRDELSGAGVGAALSSTYSAMDIQQLKSDHFSFTPFRKSFDEVGIGEASTGREPPAPVMGEEHEMREQRAHHMTQDQHHHHHHHHGGSHHHHHQQIATTAFHISRPSLPISTIISPPPLHHTSIILDEDSYHVSRIMLQNENFQQQQQQQQQQQQHHKPVGGRSASGLEELIMSCSSTPSDIKEETATNMTNPVQEAEWLKYSFWPDPAADNSDHHG; encoded by the exons ATGAACAAGAATCAGTTGGGTTCCATCAGCAGCTCTGAACTCATTGATGCAAAGCTTGAAGAGCATCAGATGTGTGGATCCAAGCAGTGCCCTGGTTGCGGACACAAGCTCGAAGGAAAGCCG GACTGGTTAGGTCTGCCAGCAGGTGTGAAATTTGATCCAACTGACCAAGAACTGATAGAACACCTTGAAGCAAAGGTAGAAGCCAAAGACTCTAAACCCCACCCTTTGATTGATGAGTTCATACCTACAATTGAAGGAGAAGATGGGATTTGTTATACCCATCCTGAGAAACTTCCAG GGGTAACAAGAGATGGCTTAAGCAAGCACTTCTTCCACAGACCATCCAAGGCCTATACCACTGGAACAAGAAAGCGAAGGAAAATTCAAACCGAATGTGATCTGCAAGGAGGGGAGACACGGTGGCACAAGACAGGAAAGACGAGGCCGGTCATGGTGAATGGCAAGCAAAAGGGGTGCAAGAAAATCCTAGTCCTCTACacaaattttgggaaaaatcgaAAGCCTGAAAAAACCAACTGGGTGATGCACCAGTACCATCTGGGTATGCTTGAGGAAGAGAAAGAGGGAGAACTCGTGGTTTCGAAGATATTCTACCAGACACAGCCGAGGCAGTGCAACTGGTCCGATCGAAGCGCAACAACTGGCGAAGGAAACAGTGAACTGATAAGCCGAAGAGATAGTGGGAGTGGGAGTTGTTCTTCCAGAGAAATAATCACACAGCGGGATGAATTGTCTGGAGCTGGGGTTGGTGCTGCATTGTCAAGTACTTACAGTGCCATGGATATTCAACAATTGAAATCTGATCATTTCAGCTTCACCCCGTTTAGGAAAAGCTTTGATGAG GTGGGCATAGGAGAGGCTTCAACAGGAAGGGAGCCCCCGGCACCGGTGATGGGCGAAGAGCACGAAATGCGTGAGCAGAGAGCACATCATATGACACAAGACCAgcatcaccaccaccaccaccaccacggTGGCAGCCACCATCATCACCACCAGCAGATCGCGACGACAGCCTTCCACATCAGCAGGCCTTCACTCCCCATCTCCACCATCATCTCTCCACCTCCCCTTCACCACACATCCATCATTCTTGATGAGGACTCTTACCATGTCTCCAGAATAATGCtccaaaatgaaaattttcag cagcagcaacagcaacagcagcagcagcagcagcatcaTAAACCAGTGGGTGGAAGGTCTGCATCTGGTCTGGAAGAGCTCATAATGAGTTGCAGTAGTACTCCATCGGATATCAAAGAA GAGACAGCGACAAATATGACAAACCCAGTACAGGAGGCAGAATGGTTGAAGTACTCCTTCTGGCCAGACCCTGCAGCTGACAACTCGGATCATCATGGGTAG